A window of the Aerosakkonema funiforme FACHB-1375 genome harbors these coding sequences:
- a CDS encoding Crp/Fnr family transcriptional regulator, which translates to MQDRLPPHETNTNTNVNTLIRSTPFFTGLPEAAVEKATAHLVTRNHPANQVILLENDWGSSVYFILEGWVKIRTYNLDGKEVTLNILGKGEIFGEMAALDEVPRSTDVITLAPTVIGNLPAQDFVNLIYTEPMAGVRLAQLMGRRLRQVNRRLRLRESDSMSRVADTLLFLADGQGKRTSEGTEIPNLPHRELSSLSGLARETVTRVLTKLEKKALIKREQDTLRIPDVNALERLII; encoded by the coding sequence ATGCAAGACCGACTCCCTCCTCACGAAACGAATACAAATACAAATGTGAATACACTAATTCGCTCTACTCCTTTCTTTACAGGTTTACCAGAAGCGGCTGTGGAAAAAGCAACAGCCCACCTCGTCACGCGCAACCATCCAGCAAATCAGGTGATCCTGCTGGAGAACGATTGGGGTAGTTCGGTTTACTTTATATTGGAGGGTTGGGTGAAGATTCGCACCTATAACCTAGATGGTAAAGAAGTAACGCTGAACATTTTGGGCAAGGGAGAAATTTTTGGTGAAATGGCGGCACTTGATGAAGTGCCCAGATCTACAGATGTGATTACCTTAGCTCCCACAGTGATCGGTAACCTGCCCGCTCAGGATTTTGTCAATTTGATTTATACGGAGCCGATGGCGGGAGTCCGTCTGGCGCAGCTGATGGGACGCCGCTTGCGTCAAGTCAATCGCCGACTGCGCTTGCGGGAATCCGATAGTATGTCGCGGGTGGCAGATACTTTACTGTTTTTAGCAGATGGGCAAGGTAAGCGCACTTCGGAAGGTACGGAAATTCCCAATTTACCCCATCGCGAACTGAGCAGTTTGAGCGGACTGGCACGGGAGACAGTAACGCGAGTGCTGACTAAGCTGGAAAAGAAAGCTTTGATCAAGCGCGAGCAGGATACCCTTCGCATCCCGGATGTGAATGCCCTAGAACGCTTGATAATTTAA
- a CDS encoding universal stress protein → MGFKKILVALDYSPLGRAVFDRALELAQATGASLRLLHCMTNDTIAEPIGPIPVEMGFYPEFAGYSYRAQPQLTEKRLEEAQIMLQNFCQTAQKQGVTADFDCQIGEASQSICKAAQNWGADLLVLGRRGRTGLTEALMGSVSNYVMHHAPCSVLVIQSVDIGADDGSALE, encoded by the coding sequence ATGGGGTTCAAAAAAATCCTTGTGGCACTAGACTACTCGCCTTTAGGCAGGGCCGTTTTCGATCGCGCCCTGGAGTTAGCACAAGCAACTGGTGCTAGTTTAAGGCTTTTGCATTGTATGACGAACGACACGATCGCCGAGCCGATCGGGCCTATTCCCGTAGAAATGGGTTTTTACCCAGAGTTTGCAGGTTACTCCTATCGCGCTCAACCGCAACTGACAGAAAAGCGTTTGGAAGAAGCGCAGATTATGCTGCAAAACTTCTGCCAAACTGCTCAGAAGCAGGGAGTGACGGCTGATTTTGATTGTCAAATTGGGGAAGCCAGTCAGTCTATATGTAAAGCCGCTCAAAACTGGGGAGCAGATTTGTTAGTGCTGGGACGGCGGGGTCGAACTGGATTGACAGAAGCTTTAATGGGAAGTGTGAGCAATTACGTAATGCACCACGCTCCCTGTTCGGTTTTGGTAATTCAATCTGTAGATATAGGAGCGGATGACGGCTCTGCTTTAGAGTGA
- a CDS encoding DUF2232 domain-containing protein, producing the protein MSESFEESPESAANEPIASSTSSPDLSEPKVRAEAPLALVETAFLASTASLIWLVNYYFPLGPLLRIFFSVPIALVYLRWGNRAAWMGALVSGLLLSVLMGPPRSIQFFMPYGLLGVLLGACWRRQTSWAVSISLGTLLGSIGFFFRFWLLSILLGEDVWVYIITQVTQMLEWVFVKLGLLIEPSLLVIQAIAVGMVLLSNLVYLFVVHLAAWLLLERLGNPIPQPPNWVQVLVDYDD; encoded by the coding sequence ATGAGTGAATCTTTTGAAGAAAGCCCAGAATCTGCTGCAAACGAGCCGATCGCTTCTTCTACTTCCAGTCCCGATTTGTCCGAACCAAAGGTGCGGGCCGAGGCTCCCTTAGCGCTTGTAGAAACGGCTTTTTTAGCCAGTACTGCCAGTCTGATTTGGCTAGTGAATTACTATTTTCCCCTTGGCCCCCTATTGCGGATCTTTTTTTCGGTGCCGATCGCACTGGTTTACCTGCGCTGGGGCAATCGAGCCGCTTGGATGGGAGCTTTGGTTTCTGGATTGCTGCTGTCTGTTCTGATGGGGCCACCGCGCAGCATTCAGTTTTTCATGCCCTATGGGTTGTTGGGCGTGCTGCTGGGAGCTTGTTGGCGACGCCAAACTAGCTGGGCGGTATCCATTAGCTTGGGTACGCTTTTGGGAAGCATTGGATTCTTTTTTCGGTTTTGGTTGCTTTCCATCCTATTGGGTGAAGACGTCTGGGTGTACATCATCACTCAAGTGACACAGATGTTGGAGTGGGTATTTGTGAAGCTTGGGTTACTGATCGAGCCGAGTTTGCTGGTAATTCAGGCGATCGCCGTTGGGATGGTGCTTCTGAGTAACTTGGTTTACCTGTTCGTCGTGCATCTGGCTGCATGGCTACTTTTGGAACGCCTGGGCAATCCAATTCCTCAGCCTCCAAATTGGGTACAAGTGCTGGTGGATTACGATGACTAA
- the cobT gene encoding nicotinate mononucleotide-dependent phosphoribosyltransferase CobT: protein MIKIYTQAEQGHRWLQQYQGRQPVFACVLGFTETGLIEGISAAGRTPHDRQFTAIADAEFLYSGPAPDPKYPLPPLHAGASPVLISRAVVEALSLPLYLFNAGLPQPPSVPTIDLGGAWARCLTSGNALEMAKVRHLFDLGLIWGEKLAAVSSEGLIVIGECVVGGTTTALAVLTGLGISAAGKVNSSHVTCNHAQKWALVQTGLERAGFWRPGEWQIATSAEIQNPKSKIRNPKSPDPLQVVAAVGDPMQVAVAGIALAASCTSGVMLAGGTQMLAVYALIQAIAKEYSLAWKPENIVVGTTRWVVDDSSGDTVGLAQMVGSVPLLATQLSFATSRYVQLQAYEQGYVKEGMGAGGCAIAAHLYAGWNQTELLQAVEALVERYCA, encoded by the coding sequence ATGATAAAGATTTACACACAAGCGGAACAAGGCCATCGGTGGTTGCAACAATATCAGGGTCGTCAGCCTGTATTTGCTTGTGTGTTGGGATTTACGGAAACCGGCCTGATCGAGGGGATTTCTGCGGCGGGTCGGACACCGCACGATCGCCAATTTACAGCGATCGCAGATGCGGAATTTTTGTATAGCGGCCCTGCGCCAGATCCGAAATACCCTTTACCGCCACTGCACGCGGGTGCCTCACCGGTACTCATATCCCGTGCGGTGGTGGAGGCACTTTCACTACCACTTTATTTATTCAATGCTGGTTTGCCCCAACCTCCATCCGTACCGACGATCGATTTAGGCGGTGCTTGGGCTCGCTGTTTAACTTCGGGCAACGCCTTAGAAATGGCAAAAGTGCGCCATTTGTTCGATTTGGGGTTAATTTGGGGGGAAAAGTTAGCGGCTGTATCTAGTGAGGGCTTAATTGTTATCGGCGAGTGCGTGGTGGGGGGAACTACCACCGCACTCGCTGTTTTAACCGGTTTGGGCATTTCCGCTGCCGGGAAAGTCAACAGCAGCCATGTTACTTGCAATCATGCCCAAAAGTGGGCGCTGGTGCAGACTGGGTTAGAACGCGCTGGTTTTTGGCGTCCCGGAGAGTGGCAGATTGCCACTTCGGCAGAAATCCAAAATCCAAAATCCAAAATCCGAAATCCAAAATCCCCAGATCCCCTACAAGTTGTTGCTGCCGTGGGAGACCCCATGCAAGTTGCGGTAGCTGGGATCGCTCTAGCTGCCAGTTGCACCAGTGGCGTCATGCTTGCCGGTGGAACCCAAATGCTGGCTGTCTATGCTTTAATTCAGGCTATAGCGAAAGAATATTCTTTAGCTTGGAAACCAGAAAATATAGTTGTGGGAACGACCCGTTGGGTGGTAGATGACTCCAGCGGCGACACGGTTGGATTAGCGCAAATGGTTGGCTCGGTGCCCTTGCTGGCGACTCAGCTGAGTTTTGCCACTTCTCGTTACGTCCAATTGCAGGCTTACGAACAAGGCTACGTTAAAGAAGGTATGGGAGCCGGTGGTTGTGCGATCGCGGCTCATCTATACGCAGGTTGGAACCAAACTGAACTTCTTCAGGCCGTTGAAGCATTGGTAGAGCGCTACTGCGCCTAA
- a CDS encoding extracellular solute-binding protein: protein MKRRFFIVGSSTLAISGLLSGCGSQQKAVLKVSLLKNSIPVQLLNEFRQEIQRSASLDLVAESQLQSLFTQLQNWQQKAEASNWWSNLPLPFGKQKATAVADLVTLGDYWLEQAIAEKLIQPLDPKQLSQWQQVPQAWQELVKRNDRGKPDPKGKIWGAPYRWGSTVIVYRRDKFASKGWKAPTDWADLWRNELGDRISLLDQPREVIGLTLKKLGHSYNTEQLDKIPNLKQELLTLHKQVKFYSSNAYLQPLILGDTDLAVGWSSDVLPVIQRYRNIAAVVPQSGTALWTDLWVRPLGNSSNLDLAQKWIDFCWQPEIARLLSRFTPAASPILAGKNPPEFSNTDRNQLVLSTPEIIKKSEFLRPLSEKVRQEYQSLWTEVRFQGLGVRDKGLGAG from the coding sequence ATGAAAAGAAGGTTCTTCATAGTCGGCAGCAGTACCCTGGCTATTTCTGGGCTGCTGTCAGGATGTGGCAGTCAGCAAAAGGCTGTTCTGAAAGTCAGCCTGCTGAAAAATTCTATCCCAGTCCAGCTTTTAAATGAATTTCGTCAAGAGATCCAGCGATCGGCCTCTTTGGATTTGGTAGCCGAAAGCCAGCTGCAATCTTTATTCACCCAACTGCAAAATTGGCAGCAGAAAGCGGAGGCAAGTAACTGGTGGTCAAACCTGCCCCTACCCTTTGGCAAACAAAAGGCGACTGCGGTGGCAGATTTGGTAACATTGGGCGATTACTGGTTAGAACAGGCGATCGCGGAAAAACTGATCCAACCCCTAGACCCAAAACAGCTAAGTCAGTGGCAGCAAGTGCCCCAAGCATGGCAAGAACTGGTGAAGCGGAACGATCGAGGCAAACCAGACCCGAAAGGCAAAATTTGGGGCGCACCTTACCGATGGGGTAGCACGGTAATAGTCTATCGTCGCGATAAATTTGCATCAAAGGGCTGGAAAGCACCTACAGATTGGGCAGATTTGTGGCGAAACGAGTTAGGCGATCGCATTTCCTTACTCGACCAACCGCGAGAAGTTATTGGCTTAACTTTAAAAAAACTCGGTCACTCTTACAACACCGAACAGCTAGATAAAATTCCCAACCTCAAACAAGAACTGCTAACCTTACACAAGCAAGTCAAATTCTACAGTTCCAATGCCTACTTGCAACCCCTGATCTTGGGCGACACCGATTTAGCGGTTGGTTGGTCTAGCGACGTTCTGCCAGTTATACAGCGTTACCGCAACATTGCAGCTGTGGTTCCCCAATCTGGCACCGCACTTTGGACAGACCTGTGGGTGCGTCCTTTGGGTAACAGTTCTAATTTGGATTTGGCGCAAAAGTGGATTGATTTCTGTTGGCAGCCAGAGATTGCTCGTTTGCTGTCTCGCTTTACCCCAGCAGCTTCACCGATATTAGCAGGCAAAAATCCACCCGAATTTTCTAATACAGATAGAAATCAGCTGGTTTTGTCAACTCCGGAAATTATCAAAAAAAGCGAATTTTTACGCCCGCTTTCCGAAAAGGTACGTCAGGAGTATCAATCTTTATGGACGGAAGTTCGTTTTCAGGGCTTAGGCGTTCGGGATAAGGGGCTAGGGGCTGGGTAA